ATTTGTATTATTTAATTCAATCTCACCTGAAGAAAGAGAATACGGGAGGAAAGGCTGCTGGCGTACAGGAGTTGATGTCCGCAGAGCGGGTTGAGCGCTTGCATCAGCTGCTCATTGAGGAACTGGAGCAAATATCGGAAAGTCTAGCGGAGGATGCCACGTCGTCCAATTATAAGATCAAGCGGGTACTCGACTACATTCATCAGCATTATGATCATGATTTGACACTTGATGAACTGGCCGATTACGTTGGATTGAACAATAGCTATCTCAGCAGAATTTTTAAGGAGCAAACCGGTTCCATGCTGATTCCCTATATTAATCGTTACAGAGTGAAAAAGTCTTTGGAACTACTCAAGGAAGGAAAGCTCAAGACATATGAAATTGCAGAAAAGGTCGGTTTTAACAGCACGGATAACTATTATATCAGCTTTAAAAAGATGTATGGGCTTCCGCCGAATGAATACCGAAAAAACTGCATGGGAAAGTAAAATATCACGGGAATATGTAAATATCCTCTGTTTGCCTCATGATGCGCGCTAGCTAAGATGAAAGTAACACCTCTCAAGGTGAATTCACTTGAAATAAAGGGGAAGTGACAGATGAGAAAGAAGGTATTCCTGTTATTATGCTCCCTAATGCTGGTGCTGACTGCAATAGGATGTGGATCCAAATCCACTGAAGGCGGCGACACGAACAGTGCTGCAAACGGCGCTGGAGAAGCAAACGGGGGAAAGAAAGAAATCATCGAAGTAACGATGGCTTATTGGGCCAACGCTTCGGAGCAAAAAAACTTTGAATACATGATCGATGGTCTAGAGAAAGAGTATCCAAACATTAAAGTTAAAATGCAAATGTACCCGACCAGCGATGAATTCTGGAAAGCGATTCCGTCGGCGATTGCTGCAGGAGTAGGTCCGGATATCATTGCGATGTCGGATGAAGGTAACTACGAATATATCAAAAAAGGCGTTCTGGCTCCGCTGGATGAGCTGATCACTACGGTTGGATTTGAGAAAGACCGAATCACATCATCGCTGTATAAAGGCTGGACAGATGACAACAAGCTGTACGGTATTCCTTATGATTCATCGACTTCCATGCTCGCAATCAACAAAGCGATGCTCGAGAAATCGGGAATTACGAAATACCCGGAAACGATGGATGAGGTTGTTGAACTGGCGAAAGCCATGACAACGAAGGATGTCAAAGGGATTATCGGCAGTATTGATCCATTCCACATCACTCAATATGTTCACGCTTTCGGTGGAGACTGGGGCTTCGGTAAAACGATTAACTCCAAAGAGAACATTGCTGGTGTCCAGTTTTTTGTTGATCTGTTCCTGAAACATGGCGTGGCTATCGCTCCGATTGAGGTAGGCGCTCCTTGGGACGGCGAAGTATTTAGCCAGGAAAAAGGTGCAATGTCCACGGCAGGTCCATGGTATGTCGGTCACTTGAAAGAAGCGAATCCGAATATGCAAATGATCGCCCTGCCTATGCCTAAAGGCACAGTAGAAGCACAAAGCGCTTATTCGCACGGCTTGTCTATCCTGGCTGGCAGCAAGCATAAAGAAGAAGCTATGCAAGTTATCAAATATGCACTACGTGACGAAGCACAGCTGAATGCGATTGAGGCGGTTGGATATTCTCCTGCAGTATCTCCCTTGCTTCCTAATTACCTGGAGAAGAACCCTGAGCTGAAGCCAGTATTCGACAACATGGAGAAAGTAGGCATGCCATTTGCATATCCTGAGCAAACCAAGGCGTTCCATGCAGATCTTCTTAAAGGGGTAGAGGAAATTATCTTCAAGAAAGACGGATTGACAGTTGAACAATTGCTGAACGATCTCCAGAGCAAGTACGGAGAAAACTAGTTAAAAACGGTTGGACTTTGGATGATCAAGGTCCAGCCTTTTTTTAAAAAAATGTAAGAGAGGAGAAGGATTATGAAAAAATCACTTACCAAGGTCATTACCATCATTTTGCTCATGGGCCTGTTGATCACAACGATTGGCCCGGTATACTCAGCACATGCCGCACCTGAATTGCAGATAACAGAAGAGCAGGTACTTGAACCCGATTCGAAGTTAGCGGAAGACACGGTATTGGCATCTGACTTGAAGTTAGAGGGTGGCCAGGTATTTGGCGAATTTCCGCTGGATCTGACACAATTAGGGGACGTGGATTGGCTTCATCTTAAAGGAGATAGAGACATCACTGAAATTAGGAAGTCGGGTCAGAGCTCGGTTACTTTTAGTGTATACGGGGAAACGGGAACCGAGGGTAAATTGAATAACGGCGGAGATACGGACTACATGTCCTATTCCTGGACAGGTGGGATGCCAGGATTTGAAAACGCTATAAAGGATACCGGATTCGGTGTGTTTTTCCCAAAGTCGAGCCGTGCTCCGGGTGACTACAAGGATGTCGGTTGGAATGTAACGATAGCTCCGCAGCCGAAGGAATCTACCATTATATTCGGCGTGGGCATGTGGCAGGCTGAAATGAATATCAACATTTATTTTAACGATGAGCTGAAGGCTTCCAGCACGATTCATGCAGGCGGAGCGTCTAAAGTATACAAATATCAATTCAAAGTGCCTGCTAATGCGGAAGTTAAAGTAGAAGCACGCCAAACGAAAGTTTTATCCCAGTGGGGGAACATGTCCTTTTCCGGCCTGGCTGTAAGCAGTCAAGATATTGCCGACAAGCTTGAATTACAGAACGAGTACAACAGAGTTAAGGATATGACCCAGGGACTGTATACGGATGCAACCTGGCAGCCTTTCACAGTCGCTAGGAACAAGGTCAAGAATGTTCTCGCTCAACCGCTTGCTTCGCAGCATGAAATTGACAGCGTTCTCAATGAATTGCAAGCTGCACAACAAGCTCT
The window above is part of the Paenibacillus lutimineralis genome. Proteins encoded here:
- a CDS encoding ABC transporter substrate-binding protein; protein product: MRKKVFLLLCSLMLVLTAIGCGSKSTEGGDTNSAANGAGEANGGKKEIIEVTMAYWANASEQKNFEYMIDGLEKEYPNIKVKMQMYPTSDEFWKAIPSAIAAGVGPDIIAMSDEGNYEYIKKGVLAPLDELITTVGFEKDRITSSLYKGWTDDNKLYGIPYDSSTSMLAINKAMLEKSGITKYPETMDEVVELAKAMTTKDVKGIIGSIDPFHITQYVHAFGGDWGFGKTINSKENIAGVQFFVDLFLKHGVAIAPIEVGAPWDGEVFSQEKGAMSTAGPWYVGHLKEANPNMQMIALPMPKGTVEAQSAYSHGLSILAGSKHKEEAMQVIKYALRDEAQLNAIEAVGYSPAVSPLLPNYLEKNPELKPVFDNMEKVGMPFAYPEQTKAFHADLLKGVEEIIFKKDGLTVEQLLNDLQSKYGEN